A genomic stretch from Marinobacter fonticola includes:
- a CDS encoding FAD-linked oxidase C-terminal domain-containing protein: protein MSAAPKIDRAGLARQLRSFIDPQFVIDDDETMKPYECDGMSMYCEMPMLVVLPETVEQVQEVMRLCHANEVPVVARGAGTGLSAGAMPSSDGVLLSLAKFNRILQIDPLARTARLQPGVRNLAISEEAAQYGLYYGPDPSSQIACTIGGNVAENSGGVHCLKYGLTVHNIFSVEMVTVEGERIVVGSDGLDSCGMDLLALSTGSEGMLGIITEVKVKLLPKPEKAQVVMAGFDSIQNAGDAVGGIIAHGIIPGGLEMMDGYAITAAEDFAHAGYPRDAEALLLCEVDGTAEEVQEHIEQAENLFRSYGATSVRTSQSEEERALLWKGRKSAFPAVGRISPDYYCMDGTIPRGQLAHVLTEMQKMSERFKLRVANVFHAGDGNLHPLILFDANVPGEFERTEAFGSAILELCVAVGGCITGEHGVGIEKIRQMAVQFRDDELTQFHALKAAFDPKGLLNPGKGVPTLRQCQEYRALQPRKQAAEA from the coding sequence ATGTCAGCAGCACCGAAGATAGACCGGGCCGGGCTGGCGCGTCAGCTGCGGTCCTTCATCGATCCCCAATTCGTGATCGATGACGACGAAACCATGAAGCCCTACGAGTGCGACGGCATGTCGATGTATTGCGAGATGCCAATGCTCGTCGTTCTGCCGGAAACCGTGGAGCAGGTGCAAGAAGTGATGCGTCTGTGTCACGCCAACGAGGTGCCGGTGGTAGCCCGTGGTGCGGGTACGGGCCTCAGCGCCGGCGCCATGCCCAGCTCGGATGGCGTTCTGCTCTCCCTGGCCAAGTTCAATCGCATCCTTCAGATCGATCCTTTGGCTCGCACCGCGCGCCTGCAGCCGGGCGTGCGCAACCTCGCCATCAGCGAGGAGGCCGCTCAATACGGGCTCTATTACGGGCCGGATCCATCCTCTCAAATTGCCTGCACCATCGGCGGCAACGTGGCCGAAAACTCAGGCGGCGTGCATTGCCTCAAATACGGACTGACCGTTCACAATATCTTCAGCGTCGAGATGGTCACCGTCGAGGGTGAACGTATCGTCGTCGGCAGCGACGGTCTGGACAGCTGCGGCATGGACCTGTTGGCGCTGAGCACCGGCTCCGAAGGCATGCTGGGCATCATCACCGAAGTGAAAGTAAAGCTACTGCCCAAGCCGGAAAAGGCCCAAGTGGTGATGGCAGGGTTCGACTCGATACAGAATGCCGGCGACGCGGTGGGCGGTATTATTGCCCATGGCATTATTCCCGGCGGTCTGGAAATGATGGACGGTTACGCCATTACGGCTGCCGAAGACTTCGCCCATGCCGGCTACCCACGGGATGCAGAGGCGTTGCTGCTGTGCGAAGTGGACGGCACCGCCGAGGAAGTGCAGGAGCATATCGAGCAGGCCGAAAACCTGTTCCGCTCCTACGGTGCCACGTCGGTGCGAACCTCCCAAAGCGAGGAAGAGCGGGCGCTGCTGTGGAAAGGTCGCAAGTCCGCTTTTCCCGCCGTTGGCCGTATCTCGCCGGATTACTACTGCATGGACGGCACCATACCGCGTGGCCAACTGGCCCACGTGCTGACGGAAATGCAGAAAATGTCCGAGCGCTTCAAGCTGCGCGTGGCCAATGTATTCCATGCCGGTGATGGCAACCTGCACCCGCTGATCCTGTTCGATGCCAACGTGCCCGGCGAGTTCGAGCGCACCGAGGCATTCGGCAGCGCGATCCTGGAGCTGTGCGTGGCGGTCGGCGGCTGCATTACCGGCGAACATGGCGTGGGCATCGAAAAGATCCGACAGATGGCGGTGCAGTTCCGCGATGACGAGCTGACTCAGTTCCACGCCCTCAAGGCGGCGTTCGATCCCAAGGGCCTGCTGAATCCGGGCAAGGGCGTGCCGACCCTGCGCCAGTGCCAGGAATACCGGGCGCTGCAACCCAGAAAACAGGCGGCGGAGGCGTAA
- a CDS encoding TRAP transporter large permease, protein MSVNTAKSNTAANATRSVIGQLGTWLMIISTVVLAFIICVEVINILFYDPYSDEYFLFRLAGSLYGIGIGPLTYLMFGSLLVALMMGLPLAFVTGGLGVVFIYLVGDALMLNIVPSRIFPMMTNSDLAAIPLFIFMAAMLERAGLIEEMFNVVYKWMGGLSGGLASATILASTILAAMVGVIGAAVVTMGIIALPAMLKRGYDHQIALGSIMAGGTLGILIPPSILAILYAVVAQQSVGELYLGSVVPGLLLSGMYIAYVLIRTAINPKLGPPVAKDERVSFKGKLLLLKDLIAPLILVALVLGLLFGGIATPVEAAGIGSFGAILVAWMHKAFSIQTLKEASITTAKASAMVLWIMFGASVFVGFYILQGGQEFITNAILGTGMSPYGILFLLMLLLVVLGMFLDWVGILLLAVPIFIPIVEALTFDGLFGMPAVPGEDVVLWFGVLYLVNMQMSFLSPPFGYALFYIRGVCPPEISMGTIFKSSLVFLALQSVGLFVCVVFPTVITWLPSVVYG, encoded by the coding sequence ATGAGCGTCAATACCGCGAAATCCAATACAGCAGCCAATGCGACCCGCTCGGTGATAGGCCAGTTGGGCACCTGGCTGATGATCATTTCGACCGTGGTGCTGGCTTTCATTATCTGCGTCGAAGTCATCAATATCCTGTTCTACGACCCCTACAGCGACGAATATTTCCTGTTCCGCCTGGCCGGCAGTCTCTACGGTATTGGCATCGGGCCGCTGACCTACCTGATGTTCGGCTCGCTGCTGGTGGCGTTGATGATGGGCCTGCCGCTGGCGTTCGTGACCGGTGGGCTGGGTGTCGTCTTCATTTATCTGGTGGGCGATGCGCTGATGCTCAATATCGTGCCCAGCCGCATCTTCCCGATGATGACCAACTCGGATCTGGCGGCGATTCCGCTGTTTATTTTCATGGCGGCGATGCTGGAGCGGGCTGGGCTGATCGAGGAAATGTTCAATGTGGTCTACAAATGGATGGGTGGCCTGAGCGGCGGTCTGGCCTCGGCCACGATCCTGGCCTCGACGATTCTCGCAGCGATGGTGGGCGTGATCGGGGCGGCAGTGGTGACCATGGGCATTATCGCCCTGCCGGCGATGCTCAAGCGGGGCTACGATCACCAGATCGCCCTGGGTTCGATCATGGCTGGCGGCACCCTGGGTATTTTGATCCCTCCATCGATCCTGGCGATCCTGTACGCGGTGGTGGCCCAGCAGTCGGTGGGCGAGCTGTATCTGGGGTCGGTGGTGCCGGGGCTGCTGCTGTCGGGCATGTATATCGCCTATGTGCTGATTCGCACCGCCATCAATCCGAAGCTGGGTCCACCGGTGGCCAAGGACGAGCGCGTTTCATTTAAGGGCAAGCTGCTGTTGCTCAAGGATCTGATTGCACCGCTGATTCTGGTGGCGTTAGTGCTGGGACTGCTGTTCGGCGGCATCGCCACGCCCGTGGAAGCGGCGGGGATCGGTTCTTTCGGCGCGATCCTGGTGGCCTGGATGCACAAGGCATTCTCCATCCAGACCCTCAAGGAAGCCTCGATCACTACCGCCAAGGCGTCGGCGATGGTGCTGTGGATCATGTTCGGGGCCTCGGTATTCGTCGGCTTCTACATCCTCCAGGGCGGGCAGGAATTCATCACCAATGCCATTCTGGGCACTGGCATGTCGCCCTACGGCATCCTGTTCCTGCTGATGCTGCTGTTGGTGGTGCTGGGCATGTTCCTGGACTGGGTGGGCATTCTGCTGCTGGCGGTGCCTATCTTCATTCCCATTGTTGAAGCGCTGACCTTCGACGGGCTGTTCGGCATGCCGGCGGTGCCGGGGGAGGATGTGGTGCTGTGGTTCGGCGTGCTCTACCTGGTGAACATGCAGATGTCGTTCCTCAGCCCGCCGTTCGGCTATGCGTTGTTCTATATCCGTGGCGTCTGCCCGCCGGAAATTTCCATGGGCACGATCTTCAAGTCGTCGCTGGTGTTCCTGGCCCTCCAGTCGGTTGGTCTGTTCGTCTGTGTCGTCTTCCCGACGGTCATTACCTGGTTGCCCAGCGTCGTGTACGGTTGA
- the dctP gene encoding TRAP transporter substrate-binding protein DctP → MEFPIDRRNSGAVQQAARTRLVFKKSSNRGLERGLKQGPIKGLTKSLTFVAILAAFSISTPASAATTWKIQSVWDAGTVGYDLFEEWCNSMEEKSGGELSFRCFPAKAVAADNNALFDAVRNGVLQGMNPFTLYWSGKIPASVFLSSYPAGPDQPHQWDTMFYALGMLEKTREIYKKFGLFYVGPIQHDANIIHSKKPVSNLADLKGMKIRVPGGMVAEVFQQFGVSTVSLPGSDIFPALEKGTIDAADYVGPAVNYELGFSQVTDYILFGPPGVMSIYQPVDLMDLTVNMRAWNSISPELQQLVEDEVRNYSMKHYLTIQKRNIEAMEKFKSEGDTVSRLSQQDLMEFRRAAIPIWYKWANKDEDARAIFDMQLEYMMNDTVGYVSPEDIKGME, encoded by the coding sequence ATGGAGTTTCCAATCGATCGTCGAAACAGCGGTGCCGTCCAACAGGCCGCGCGTACGCGGCTTGTTTTTAAAAAAAGTTCGAACAGAGGATTAGAGAGAGGTTTGAAGCAAGGCCCCATTAAAGGGCTGACGAAGTCTCTTACCTTCGTCGCCATACTTGCCGCTTTTTCCATTAGCACACCGGCTTCCGCCGCCACGACCTGGAAGATCCAGTCCGTATGGGACGCGGGTACGGTGGGGTATGACCTCTTCGAGGAATGGTGCAACTCGATGGAGGAGAAAAGCGGTGGCGAACTGAGCTTCCGCTGCTTCCCGGCCAAGGCCGTGGCGGCGGATAACAACGCCCTGTTCGATGCGGTGCGCAACGGCGTACTGCAAGGGATGAACCCGTTCACTCTCTATTGGTCCGGGAAGATTCCGGCCTCGGTATTCCTGTCGTCCTACCCGGCCGGCCCTGACCAGCCGCACCAGTGGGATACGATGTTCTACGCCCTGGGCATGCTGGAAAAGACCCGGGAAATCTACAAGAAGTTCGGTCTGTTTTATGTTGGCCCGATCCAGCACGACGCCAATATCATCCATTCCAAGAAACCAGTCAGCAACCTCGCGGACCTTAAGGGCATGAAAATTCGGGTACCCGGCGGCATGGTGGCGGAAGTGTTTCAGCAGTTTGGCGTATCCACGGTGAGCCTGCCCGGTTCGGACATCTTCCCGGCCTTGGAGAAAGGCACCATCGACGCTGCCGACTACGTTGGGCCAGCGGTGAACTACGAGCTGGGCTTCTCCCAGGTGACAGACTACATCCTATTCGGCCCGCCGGGCGTGATGTCCATCTACCAGCCGGTGGATCTGATGGATCTGACGGTCAATATGCGGGCCTGGAACAGTATTTCTCCCGAGCTTCAGCAACTGGTCGAGGACGAAGTGCGCAACTACTCGATGAAGCACTACCTCACCATCCAGAAACGGAACATTGAGGCCATGGAGAAATTCAAATCCGAAGGCGACACCGTCTCCCGTCTGAGCCAGCAGGATTTGATGGAGTTCCGCCGTGCCGCAATTCCCATCTGGTACAAGTGGGCCAACAAGGACGAGGACGCCCGTGCGATCTTCGACATGCAGCTCGAATACATGATGAACGACACCGTCGGCTATGTGAGCCCGGAAGACATCAAGGGCATGGAATAG
- a CDS encoding CHASE domain-containing protein gives MLHWIVVVLSLSLTFVAWHISSRIALDKAEVQFNYQVEQLNEVLLDRMRNYAFALVSGAGAIHSQNGDMSWEEWRAYSESLAMPERLPGINGIGVIYRVAPGERANFVDEQQEKRPGYSIHPPHNQNDYWPILYIEPEVTNKAAIGLDMAHEANRYQAARRAMLSGKTQITGPIVLVQDQAQTPGFLFFHPFYASSSIPPEGQREAQFEGLVYAPFIVSKLMEGALANVNRLIQFRISDQREVLYDELQATDDNVDTSPMFSKSYTLGLYGREWHFDVQTTRLFEAFNASKQPAIILAAGIAIDALIILVFVLLSNAKRRAERKVSEKTAELRESLNFVESLTDNLPVAIGVWDENLNCRFLNTQGAKITGIEKNTAIDRSITEFLGPDMAEKRRPFHERALAGETLESTTQFEDYTGKRRTLTVSYVPITQNHQPCFVSIAHDITELKQREIELQQLNRELEIQSRQAQEAAEAKAAFLANMSHEIRTPMNAIIGMLVLLLETNLTDYSRVLARKAFSASEILLQLLNDILDLSKIESETIEIEKRPFEIDTLIQRTAELFALAAEEKGLRLRVVVNPDVPSTLQGDLLRLSQILINLIGNAVKFTSEGEISIHFSFETQVGNGGHLNVSVKDTGIGIKPEDQRRIFDNFKQADESTSRNYGGTGLGLAISKKLTELMGGTLSLSSTFGKGSSFVVEIPVQTPSVFLTFGQRELANQPRLFHYGFNRNLPVLREYTTQWQVPCNPVADFSTGLHMISDPDTSKAPPVFLIDTESADMVSLESGISDLIKAGNRAVIERIVILAPPGFMAGWLSAVVELGGTVISEPFTPSKLYDSLTSRKTHYPNPTLDVTERPSYTGLKVLVVDDLPLNCEIVASYLKAFNATATSVHCGEDALRHLQTQPCDLVFMDLHLEGETGQQITESIRSAPLEHQPVIVALSASVSEHDRESARKSGMDEYLTKPVLPADIQRILQTFFKTRNATTLPAEAVSPRPKDMPECISSQRHAELFGKVPAIFIPCLRSFAVSGKEIEAEISASLENADANRMRLVAHRLRGAAGNIADVDLQRTAGEIEDDSDDRRALDSAQALKEQLLQHLSAIDAFLDEIPAAPEGDQPSEDAFLKTLSRIEEKASTNRLVNSNDTKQVVSFLLAKNFYTLADRFQKAVARFDFSATRQVISEIKQELPLDG, from the coding sequence TTGCTCCACTGGATCGTTGTCGTGCTCTCGCTCTCGCTCACATTCGTCGCCTGGCACATCTCGTCCCGTATCGCGCTGGACAAAGCGGAAGTACAGTTCAATTATCAGGTCGAGCAATTGAACGAAGTGCTCCTCGACCGCATGAGAAATTATGCGTTCGCGCTGGTTTCGGGCGCCGGTGCGATTCACTCGCAAAATGGAGACATGTCTTGGGAAGAATGGCGGGCGTATAGCGAATCCCTGGCAATGCCGGAACGTTTGCCCGGTATTAATGGTATTGGTGTTATTTATCGGGTTGCACCTGGCGAAAGGGCCAATTTCGTCGATGAGCAGCAGGAGAAGCGCCCGGGTTATAGCATTCACCCGCCCCATAATCAGAACGATTACTGGCCCATTCTTTATATCGAGCCCGAGGTGACGAACAAGGCGGCGATCGGCCTCGATATGGCGCATGAAGCCAATCGTTACCAGGCTGCGCGTCGCGCCATGTTGAGTGGCAAAACCCAGATCACCGGGCCCATCGTGCTGGTTCAGGACCAGGCACAGACACCCGGATTTCTGTTTTTCCATCCCTTTTACGCGAGTAGTTCAATCCCCCCAGAAGGTCAGCGTGAGGCGCAATTCGAGGGACTGGTCTATGCGCCGTTCATTGTGTCCAAGCTGATGGAAGGCGCGTTAGCCAACGTCAACCGTCTGATTCAGTTCAGGATTAGCGACCAGCGCGAAGTTTTATATGATGAATTACAGGCGACTGATGACAACGTCGACACAAGCCCTATGTTCAGCAAGTCGTACACCCTCGGCCTTTACGGGCGGGAGTGGCATTTTGACGTACAAACCACCCGGCTGTTCGAAGCGTTCAATGCCAGTAAGCAGCCCGCCATCATCCTTGCGGCGGGCATTGCCATCGACGCACTCATCATCCTGGTTTTTGTTCTGCTATCGAACGCCAAACGCCGTGCCGAAAGGAAGGTCAGCGAAAAAACGGCCGAACTCCGGGAAAGTCTGAACTTTGTCGAGAGCCTAACCGACAATCTTCCTGTAGCCATCGGCGTATGGGATGAAAATCTGAACTGCCGTTTCCTGAACACCCAAGGCGCGAAAATTACCGGCATCGAGAAAAACACGGCCATCGACAGGTCTATAACCGAGTTTCTCGGCCCCGATATGGCCGAAAAAAGACGCCCCTTCCATGAACGTGCCTTAGCGGGGGAAACGCTGGAATCAACAACGCAGTTTGAAGATTACACGGGCAAACGTCGCACGCTCACGGTGAGCTATGTGCCGATTACGCAGAACCATCAGCCCTGCTTTGTCTCAATTGCGCACGATATTACCGAGCTCAAGCAGCGGGAAATCGAACTACAGCAACTGAACCGGGAACTGGAAATCCAAAGCAGACAAGCCCAGGAAGCCGCAGAGGCGAAGGCTGCTTTTCTCGCCAACATGAGTCATGAAATCAGAACGCCCATGAACGCCATCATTGGCATGCTGGTGCTATTGCTGGAAACCAACCTGACTGACTATTCCCGCGTACTGGCAAGAAAAGCCTTCTCCGCGTCTGAAATTCTGCTACAGCTTCTGAACGACATTCTAGACCTGTCCAAAATCGAATCCGAAACCATTGAAATAGAAAAGCGACCGTTCGAAATCGATACGCTGATCCAGCGCACCGCTGAGCTATTTGCCTTGGCTGCCGAGGAGAAGGGTCTCCGTCTTCGCGTCGTCGTGAACCCGGATGTGCCCAGCACCCTACAAGGTGACCTGCTTCGTTTATCCCAAATACTGATCAATCTGATAGGAAATGCGGTCAAGTTCACCTCCGAGGGGGAAATATCCATACATTTTTCCTTTGAAACCCAAGTAGGCAACGGCGGACATCTCAACGTGTCTGTAAAAGACACCGGCATTGGCATCAAACCCGAGGACCAAAGGCGGATCTTCGACAACTTCAAGCAAGCGGATGAATCCACCAGCCGAAACTACGGCGGTACAGGACTTGGACTGGCTATCAGCAAAAAACTGACTGAACTCATGGGGGGGACACTATCGCTGTCCAGCACCTTCGGTAAGGGAAGCTCTTTCGTGGTAGAGATACCCGTGCAGACACCCTCGGTGTTCCTAACCTTCGGCCAGCGGGAACTCGCAAACCAGCCCCGGCTATTTCACTACGGCTTCAACCGTAACCTGCCTGTTTTGAGAGAGTACACCACGCAGTGGCAGGTCCCGTGTAATCCTGTAGCTGATTTCTCCACAGGCCTACATATGATTTCGGATCCCGACACCAGCAAAGCGCCGCCGGTTTTTCTGATCGATACTGAGAGCGCCGACATGGTTTCGCTGGAGAGCGGGATCTCAGACCTGATAAAAGCCGGGAACCGTGCGGTGATCGAGCGCATCGTCATTCTGGCGCCACCAGGCTTCATGGCCGGTTGGCTCTCGGCTGTTGTTGAACTTGGCGGAACGGTGATTTCAGAACCGTTCACGCCATCCAAGCTTTACGACAGCCTCACCAGCCGCAAGACTCATTACCCCAATCCCACTCTCGATGTGACGGAACGCCCCTCTTATACCGGTCTAAAGGTGTTAGTGGTTGATGACCTGCCACTGAACTGCGAAATCGTCGCAAGCTATCTGAAGGCATTCAATGCCACAGCAACGTCGGTGCACTGCGGTGAAGATGCCCTTAGGCACCTACAAACGCAGCCGTGCGACCTGGTGTTCATGGACCTGCATCTCGAAGGCGAAACAGGCCAGCAGATCACCGAAAGCATCCGTAGCGCCCCACTTGAGCACCAGCCCGTGATCGTTGCGCTTTCCGCCTCGGTCAGCGAACACGACCGGGAGAGTGCAAGAAAAAGCGGTATGGATGAGTACCTGACCAAACCAGTGTTGCCCGCAGACATCCAACGGATTCTGCAGACGTTCTTTAAGACAAGGAACGCTACGACACTCCCTGCGGAGGCTGTTAGTCCGCGGCCCAAAGACATGCCTGAGTGTATTTCGTCACAGCGACATGCGGAGTTGTTCGGTAAGGTGCCGGCGATATTCATACCCTGTCTGCGCAGCTTTGCTGTGAGCGGAAAAGAAATTGAGGCTGAAATCTCCGCCAGCCTCGAGAACGCAGATGCGAACAGGATGAGGCTTGTTGCCCATCGCCTTAGAGGCGCTGCAGGCAACATTGCCGATGTCGACCTTCAGCGCACTGCGGGCGAGATCGAAGACGACTCGGACGATCGACGGGCACTCGATTCTGCCCAAGCGCTGAAAGAACAGTTACTACAGCATCTATCGGCCATCGACGCTTTTCTAGACGAAATTCCAGCGGCGCCAGAGGGCGATCAGCCCAGTGAGGACGCGTTCTTGAAGACACTTTCGCGCATTGAGGAGAAAGCAAGTACCAACCGCTTGGTAAACAGCAACGACACCAAGCAAGTCGTCAGCTTTCTTTTGGCAAAGAACTTCTACACACTCGCGGATCGTTTCCAGAAGGCGGTAGCTAGGTTTGACTTTAGCGCCACACGACAAGTGATCTCGGAAATCAAGCAGGAGTTGCCATTAGATGGTTGA
- a CDS encoding HAD-IIA family hydrolase produces MNSQNVVNPVHQLMLPTPRWAFSEYERIRHRLPASIRPDRPAEVTAQPNLGLLADQFDAFVFDAYGVLNTGDRPLTNAVMRFAELQRAGKRCLILSNAATASSDRLLSKYRSFGFALDEDQLISSRWLLERALHAGHRQGLWGVIAPLEANPQTLPLNYVSIHGEPNDNLRDRMDRCDGFIFLSTHGWTSNHQAQLEASLGSYPRPVEVANPDLVAPRDDTLTLEPGFYAHRLIDHTGITPVFYGKPYGPAFQEALARLEGIEPSRTLMIGDTLHTDILGGQSAGMRTMLVTEHGSLKGLDVRACMERSGIQPDFVAPAI; encoded by the coding sequence ATGAACTCCCAAAATGTGGTCAATCCGGTTCATCAACTGATGCTGCCGACGCCCCGGTGGGCTTTTTCCGAGTATGAACGTATCCGGCACCGCCTGCCCGCCAGCATTCGGCCGGATCGTCCAGCGGAAGTGACGGCCCAGCCCAACCTCGGGCTTCTCGCCGATCAGTTCGACGCTTTTGTTTTCGATGCTTACGGCGTACTTAACACCGGCGACCGGCCGCTGACCAATGCCGTCATGCGCTTCGCCGAGCTTCAACGGGCGGGCAAGCGCTGCCTGATTCTGTCCAACGCGGCCACCGCCAGCTCCGACCGGTTGTTGTCGAAGTACCGCTCATTCGGCTTTGCCCTCGACGAAGATCAGCTTATCTCCAGCCGCTGGCTACTGGAGCGAGCGCTGCATGCTGGCCATAGGCAGGGTCTGTGGGGCGTCATCGCCCCGCTGGAGGCCAACCCCCAGACCTTGCCATTGAACTACGTCAGCATTCACGGCGAACCGAACGATAACCTGCGCGATCGTATGGATCGCTGCGACGGGTTTATCTTCCTCAGCACCCACGGCTGGACCAGCAACCATCAGGCGCAACTGGAAGCCAGCCTCGGCAGCTATCCTCGCCCCGTGGAAGTGGCCAACCCGGACTTGGTCGCACCCAGGGACGACACACTCACTCTGGAGCCGGGCTTCTACGCCCACCGCCTGATCGACCATACCGGCATTACACCGGTGTTCTACGGCAAGCCCTATGGCCCCGCATTCCAGGAAGCCCTGGCCCGGCTGGAAGGCATCGAACCGTCCCGCACGCTGATGATCGGCGATACTCTGCATACCGACATCCTCGGCGGCCAAAGCGCCGGCATGCGCACGATGCTGGTCACCGAGCACGGTTCGCTGAAGGGACTGGACGTCCGTGCTTGTATGGAGCGTTCCGGTATCCAACCAGACTTTGTAGCACCTGCCATTTAG
- a CDS encoding GGDEF domain-containing response regulator: protein MVELSPPGALSTILIIEDDAVGITSLEGILGERFDLVIARTVDEAKRLISPDIDLILLDLYLKDESGLDFLRHIKSYRQFAYLPIIVISGSHRESDIESAFEIGAVDYVLKPFNQVILGAKASTFIDLKKKTDKLASAAYTDPLTGTANRRLFEEQLGTEWRRALRHQTQLSLFLVDLDKFKQINDTHGHPVGDTCLITLAHTMQRTIARAGDVIARLGGDEFAVLLPNTKLNDAVLVANRLQTTLKTLLENASADTDGCPHFTLSIGCASVIPNQTVTQTNLIEQADRELYKAKELGGRDCVSPAP from the coding sequence ATGGTTGAGCTGTCGCCTCCCGGCGCCCTATCGACAATTCTAATTATTGAGGACGACGCCGTCGGCATAACCAGTCTGGAGGGCATTCTGGGGGAGCGGTTCGATCTGGTGATCGCCCGCACGGTCGACGAAGCGAAACGTCTTATTTCGCCCGACATCGACTTGATACTGCTGGATCTTTACCTGAAGGACGAGTCCGGCCTCGATTTCTTGCGGCACATCAAGAGCTATCGTCAATTCGCATACTTACCTATCATCGTCATCTCGGGCTCGCATCGGGAAAGCGACATCGAGAGCGCATTCGAGATAGGGGCAGTCGATTATGTTTTGAAACCATTCAATCAAGTCATTCTAGGCGCGAAGGCCTCTACCTTTATCGATCTCAAGAAAAAAACAGACAAACTCGCCTCGGCAGCCTATACCGATCCCCTTACCGGTACCGCTAACCGCAGACTGTTCGAAGAGCAGTTGGGCACTGAGTGGCGGCGCGCCTTACGCCACCAAACCCAACTTAGCCTGTTTCTGGTCGATCTCGACAAATTTAAACAAATCAACGATACCCACGGCCACCCGGTAGGCGATACATGCCTGATAACACTGGCCCACACCATGCAGCGCACGATAGCGCGCGCTGGTGACGTGATAGCGCGACTGGGGGGCGATGAGTTTGCCGTCCTATTGCCAAACACCAAACTCAATGATGCGGTCCTGGTGGCGAACCGGCTACAGACTACCCTGAAAACGCTTCTGGAGAATGCTTCGGCAGACACCGACGGGTGCCCTCACTTTACCCTATCCATTGGCTGCGCCAGCGTTATTCCCAACCAAACCGTGACCCAAACAAACCTCATAGAACAGGCCGACCGCGAGCTCTACAAGGCCAAGGAACTCGGGGGACGAGATTGTGTTAGCCCGGCCCCATGA
- a CDS encoding GlcG/HbpS family heme-binding protein: MLTVKRLDIEDARILIKGASEKANEIGIPMCIAITDESGNLVAFERMDGGKVSSAFVAQDKAFTAAAARKATHEYNAANVPGNLAFGIHTEVGGKLSTVGGGLPVVVDGEVVGGIGLSSGTPQQDMDCAQAGIDYFLQNRG, translated from the coding sequence ATGCTAACGGTAAAACGCCTCGACATCGAAGACGCCCGCATCCTGATCAAGGGTGCTTCCGAGAAAGCCAATGAAATCGGCATTCCCATGTGTATCGCCATCACCGACGAGTCCGGTAATCTGGTGGCCTTCGAACGCATGGACGGCGGCAAGGTGTCCAGCGCTTTCGTGGCTCAGGATAAGGCCTTTACCGCCGCCGCGGCACGCAAGGCGACCCATGAGTACAATGCGGCCAACGTGCCGGGTAATCTGGCTTTCGGCATCCACACCGAAGTCGGTGGCAAGCTCAGCACCGTTGGTGGCGGCCTGCCCGTCGTGGTCGATGGCGAGGTGGTTGGCGGTATCGGCCTCAGTTCCGGAACCCCGCAACAGGACATGGACTGCGCCCAGGCCGGGATCGACTATTTCCTGCAGAACCGGGGCTGA
- a CDS encoding TRAP transporter small permease subunit: MSDLEGFGFVLPHWFYWGWLAVMPLIMMALDRWQQKRKGPVEDEPTPVPGEVQKPTPLERHPDAGVNVFTRAIDWISEHSGVFVAFWTVNAVCFYFFEVVMRYIFNMPTIWVHEASFLLLGMQYLLAGAFAMLHGAHVRVDVLYNLLPERGRVGMDIFTSMFFFIFALALAITSWTFFQNSFSMHETTVETWGIQYYPVKAMMLLGAILILLAGVSKLIKDIALFIRLGKEGTA, from the coding sequence ATGTCCGATCTCGAAGGCTTTGGTTTTGTCCTGCCCCACTGGTTTTACTGGGGCTGGCTGGCGGTAATGCCGCTGATCATGATGGCGCTGGATCGCTGGCAGCAAAAGCGTAAAGGCCCGGTTGAAGACGAGCCGACACCGGTGCCCGGTGAAGTACAGAAACCCACGCCGCTGGAACGCCATCCGGATGCCGGGGTGAATGTGTTTACTCGCGCCATCGACTGGATCAGCGAGCACTCCGGTGTGTTCGTGGCATTCTGGACCGTCAATGCCGTGTGCTTCTACTTCTTCGAAGTGGTGATGCGCTACATCTTCAATATGCCCACCATCTGGGTGCACGAGGCCAGCTTCCTGCTGCTGGGGATGCAGTATTTACTGGCCGGCGCATTCGCCATGCTGCACGGCGCTCATGTGCGGGTGGACGTGCTCTACAACCTGCTGCCGGAACGCGGGCGGGTGGGCATGGATATCTTTACCTCCATGTTCTTCTTCATCTTCGCCCTGGCCCTGGCGATCACCTCCTGGACCTTCTTCCAGAACTCTTTCTCGATGCACGAGACCACCGTGGAAACCTGGGGCATCCAGTATTACCCGGTGAAGGCCATGATGCTGCTGGGCGCCATCCTGATTCTGCTGGCGGGCGTGTCGAAATTGATCAAGGACATTGCCCTGTTTATCCGTCTGGGTAAGGAGGGCACGGCATGA